A window from Shimia isoporae encodes these proteins:
- a CDS encoding peptide chain release factor 3: protein MLDTTNRPDLPPEISRRRTFAIISHPDAGKTTLTEKFLLYGGAIQMAGQVRAKGEARRTRSDFMQMEKDRGISVSASAMSFDFNNFRFNLVDTPGHSDFSEDTYRTLTAVDAAVMVIDGAKGVESQTQKLFEVCRLRDLPILTFCNKMDRDSRDTFDIIDEIQENLAIDVTPASWPIGMGRDFLGCYDMLNDRLELMDRADRNVVAESVKIDGLEDPRLDVLIPAELLEQLREEVEMAKELLPRLDPQAVLEGHMTPIWFGSAINSFGVKELMDGIGSYGPEPQVQSAQPREIAPEENKVSGFVFKVQANMDPKHRDRVAFVRMASGHFKRGMKLTHVRTKKPMAISNPVLFLASDRELAEEAWAGDIIGIPNHGQLRIGDTLTEGEALRVTGIPSFAPELLQGIRAGDPLKAKHLEKALMQFAEEGAAKVFKPMIGSGFIVGVVGQLQFEVLASRIEMEYGLPVRFEQSQFTSARWVNGERQAVEKFAETNKQHISYDHDGDVVYLTRLQWDIDRVERDFPDVKLTATKEMMV from the coding sequence ATGCTGGACACAACAAATCGACCCGACCTGCCACCTGAGATTTCCCGCCGCCGGACCTTTGCGATCATCTCGCATCCCGACGCCGGCAAAACGACGCTGACGGAAAAATTTCTGTTATATGGCGGCGCTATTCAAATGGCGGGACAGGTGCGGGCAAAAGGCGAAGCACGACGTACGCGCTCTGATTTCATGCAAATGGAGAAAGATCGCGGCATTTCAGTCTCCGCCTCTGCAATGTCTTTTGATTTCAACAACTTCCGGTTCAATCTTGTAGACACGCCCGGCCACAGCGACTTTTCTGAGGATACGTACCGAACACTAACAGCAGTTGACGCGGCTGTGATGGTGATCGACGGAGCAAAAGGTGTCGAAAGTCAAACCCAGAAACTCTTCGAAGTATGCCGATTGCGTGACCTGCCAATCTTGACATTTTGTAACAAAATGGACCGAGATAGCCGCGATACTTTCGATATTATTGACGAAATCCAAGAAAACCTCGCAATCGATGTGACGCCGGCGAGTTGGCCGATTGGCATGGGTCGGGACTTCCTTGGATGCTACGACATGCTTAACGACCGCCTCGAACTGATGGACCGGGCCGACAGGAACGTCGTTGCAGAAAGCGTAAAAATCGACGGTTTGGAAGATCCGAGATTGGATGTCTTGATTCCCGCCGAATTGCTCGAACAATTGCGCGAAGAAGTCGAAATGGCGAAAGAACTATTGCCGCGCCTGGACCCGCAGGCCGTGCTGGAAGGCCATATGACGCCAATCTGGTTTGGCTCAGCCATCAACTCTTTCGGAGTGAAAGAGTTGATGGACGGAATTGGCTCTTACGGACCTGAGCCACAAGTCCAATCGGCGCAACCCAGAGAAATTGCGCCCGAAGAAAACAAAGTGTCGGGTTTTGTCTTCAAGGTTCAGGCAAATATGGACCCGAAACACCGAGATCGCGTCGCATTCGTTCGCATGGCTTCCGGTCATTTCAAACGCGGTATGAAGTTGACGCATGTCCGCACCAAAAAGCCGATGGCAATCTCCAATCCGGTCCTGTTCCTCGCGTCAGATCGCGAGTTGGCGGAGGAAGCATGGGCCGGCGACATTATTGGCATTCCAAACCACGGTCAGCTTCGTATCGGCGACACCCTCACCGAAGGCGAAGCTTTGCGTGTGACCGGCATTCCAAGTTTTGCACCTGAACTTCTCCAGGGTATTCGCGCCGGCGACCCGCTAAAGGCAAAACATCTTGAGAAAGCTCTGATGCAATTTGCCGAAGAAGGCGCCGCGAAGGTCTTCAAACCGATGATTGGTTCAGGCTTCATCGTTGGCGTTGTTGGTCAGCTTCAGTTCGAAGTTCTGGCAAGCCGGATCGAGATGGAATACGGTCTTCCCGTGCGTTTTGAGCAGAGCCAATTTACCTCGGCAAGATGGGTAAACGGCGAGAGGCAGGCCGTTGAAAAATTTGCAGAAACCAACAAACAGCACATCAGCTATGACCACGATGGAGACGTTGTTTACCTTACTCGCCTTCAGTGGGACATCGATCGTGTAGAGCGCGATTTTCCGGATGTTAAATTGACTGCGACGAAGGAAATGATGGTCTGA